From the genome of Bacteroides sp. MSB163, one region includes:
- the nuoF gene encoding NADH-quinone oxidoreductase subunit NuoF encodes MKVLTIHDLKTIRKRAEGTLLLREESNEAVTEQCCGLALGTGHLQILICGGTGCKASDSHIIAERLQQALEKNNIADKVDIITTGCFGFCEKGPIVKIIPDNTFYTQVVPDDADEIVGEHIIGGRKIERLLYIDPKTEKTVSDSKHMDFYRKQMRIALRNCGFIDPENIEEYIALDGYMALADSLLNKKPEEVIDVIKRSGLRGRGGGGFPTGKKWEFAHKQQADMKYVVCNADEGDPGAFMDRSIMEGDPHSIVEAMAVCGYSIGSPKGLVYIRAEYPLAIQRLKIAIAQAREYGLLGKNIFGADFSFDIEIRYGAGAFVCGEETALIHSMEGKRGEPTLKPPFPAEAGYLGKPTNVNNVETLANIPIILTKGAEWFASIGTERSKGTKVFALAGKINNVGLIEVPMGTTLREVIYEIGGGIKGGKKFKAVQTGGPSGGCLTEKHLDTPIDFDNLLAEGSMMGSGGMIVMDEDDCMVSVSRFYLDFTVEESCGKCTPCRIGNKRLLELLNKITEGRATMKDLDILSTLGKVIKDTALCGLGQTSPNPVLSTLNNFYDEYVEHVRDKTCRAKQCKSLLAYTINPELCIGCHLCFKHCPADAILGDVRKPHVINPDKCIKCGMCMARCKFKAINVV; translated from the coding sequence ATGAAAGTACTAACTATCCATGATCTGAAAACAATCAGGAAAAGGGCAGAAGGCACGCTCTTGCTACGCGAAGAAAGCAATGAGGCGGTTACGGAACAATGCTGTGGGTTGGCATTGGGAACCGGGCATTTGCAAATCCTGATCTGTGGAGGTACAGGTTGCAAGGCATCCGACAGCCACATCATTGCTGAACGTCTTCAGCAAGCACTCGAGAAAAATAATATTGCCGACAAGGTGGACATTATCACTACCGGTTGTTTCGGCTTTTGTGAAAAGGGACCTATCGTAAAGATTATCCCTGATAACACGTTCTATACCCAGGTGGTGCCTGATGATGCCGACGAGATAGTCGGCGAGCATATCATCGGGGGACGGAAAATAGAACGGCTGCTCTATATCGATCCGAAGACGGAGAAGACCGTCAGCGACTCCAAGCACATGGATTTCTATCGGAAGCAGATGCGTATAGCACTGCGTAACTGCGGCTTCATCGATCCGGAAAACATTGAAGAATACATTGCGCTGGATGGGTATATGGCCTTGGCGGACAGTCTTCTCAACAAAAAGCCGGAAGAGGTGATAGACGTGATAAAACGTTCCGGACTTCGTGGACGTGGTGGTGGTGGTTTCCCCACAGGGAAGAAGTGGGAATTTGCCCATAAGCAACAGGCCGACATGAAGTATGTGGTGTGTAACGCTGACGAGGGTGACCCCGGTGCTTTTATGGACCGTTCCATCATGGAGGGTGATCCGCACTCTATTGTTGAAGCAATGGCAGTTTGTGGTTATTCTATCGGTTCTCCCAAAGGATTGGTATATATCCGGGCGGAATATCCGTTGGCTATACAACGTTTGAAGATTGCTATTGCCCAGGCACGCGAATACGGTTTGCTGGGTAAGAATATATTCGGTGCGGACTTTAGTTTCGACATTGAAATACGTTATGGTGCCGGAGCATTTGTGTGCGGTGAAGAAACTGCGTTGATTCACTCCATGGAAGGAAAGCGGGGTGAACCTACTTTGAAACCTCCTTTCCCTGCCGAAGCCGGTTATCTGGGCAAACCTACCAATGTGAACAATGTGGAGACGCTTGCCAATATTCCTATCATCCTGACGAAAGGTGCGGAATGGTTTGCGTCTATCGGCACGGAACGCTCGAAAGGAACGAAGGTGTTTGCGCTGGCCGGGAAGATTAACAACGTAGGTTTGATTGAAGTGCCGATGGGCACCACCCTGCGTGAGGTGATTTATGAAATTGGAGGCGGCATCAAAGGAGGGAAGAAGTTCAAGGCGGTACAGACGGGTGGACCTTCGGGCGGTTGCCTGACGGAGAAGCATCTGGATACGCCGATTGACTTTGACAACTTGCTGGCAGAAGGCTCGATGATGGGTTCCGGTGGCATGATCGTGATGGATGAAGATGATTGTATGGTTTCTGTGTCACGCTTCTATCTCGACTTTACGGTGGAAGAATCATGCGGAAAATGTACGCCTTGCCGTATTGGCAACAAGCGCCTGCTGGAACTGCTGAACAAGATAACCGAAGGACGAGCCACGATGAAAGATTTGGATATACTCTCTACATTGGGAAAGGTGATAAAGGATACCGCCTTGTGCGGGCTGGGACAGACTTCCCCCAATCCGGTACTGTCTACGCTCAATAACTTTTATGATGAATACGTGGAGCATGTGAGGGATAAAACCTGCCGTGCGAAGCAGTGCAAATCATTGCTGGCTTATACTATCAACCCGGAACTGTGCATCGGTTGCCATCTTTGCTTTAAACATTGTCCGGCGGATGCCATTCTGGGTGATGTGCGCAAACCGCATGTCATCAATCCGGACAAGTGTATCAAGTGTGGCATGTGCATGGCACGCTGTAAGTTCAAAGCAATCAATGTAGTTTAA
- a CDS encoding NADH-dependent [FeFe] hydrogenase, group A6 translates to MEEKQITLQIDRHYITVPEGSTILEAARKIGIDIPTLCHIDLKGTCVKNNPASCRICVVEVEGRRNLAPACATRCTEGMVVRTSTLRVMNARKVVAELILSDHPNDCLTCPKCGNCELQTLALRFNIRRMPYNGGELSPRKREVTSSIVRNMDKCIFCRRCESVCNEVQTVGALGAIRRGFNTTIAPAFDKMMSDSECTYCGQCVAVCPVGALTERDHTNRLLLDLENPDKIVIVQTAPAVRAALGEEFGLPAGTLVTGKMVYALRELGFDYVFDTDFAADLTIMEEGAEILNRLTRYMNGDKSVRLPILTSCCPAWVNFFEHHFPDMLDIPSTARSPQQMFGSIAKTFWAEKMGIPREKLVVVSIMPCLAKKYECDRDEFKTDGSPDVDYSISTRELARLIRRANIGFTLLTDKEFDQPMGASTGAGVIFGTTGGVMEAALRSVYEIYTGRTLENVNFEQVRGLAGVRRATIDLDGFELKVGIAHGLGNARHLLEDIRHGRNEYHVIEIMACPGGCIGGGGQPLHHGNSEVLYARANALYREDAQKPLRKSHENPYIKTLYEEYLGKPLSETAERLLHTHYFNKAID, encoded by the coding sequence ATGGAAGAAAAACAAATAACCCTGCAAATAGACCGCCATTATATCACCGTGCCCGAAGGCTCGACTATCCTGGAAGCCGCACGGAAAATCGGTATAGATATACCCACCCTTTGTCATATTGATTTGAAGGGCACTTGCGTTAAAAATAATCCGGCCTCGTGCCGCATCTGTGTCGTGGAGGTGGAAGGACGCCGTAATCTGGCTCCCGCCTGCGCCACCCGTTGCACAGAGGGAATGGTGGTGCGTACCAGTACCCTGCGCGTGATGAATGCCCGCAAGGTGGTGGCTGAACTGATACTTTCGGACCATCCGAATGATTGCCTTACCTGTCCGAAGTGCGGCAACTGTGAGTTGCAGACTTTGGCGCTGCGTTTCAATATCCGGCGGATGCCTTATAATGGCGGAGAGCTTTCGCCCCGTAAGCGTGAAGTCACTTCGTCCATTGTGCGGAATATGGATAAGTGCATATTCTGCAGGCGTTGCGAGAGTGTATGTAATGAGGTGCAGACAGTGGGGGCGTTGGGAGCTATCCGCCGTGGTTTCAATACGACGATTGCTCCGGCTTTTGATAAGATGATGAGCGACAGTGAATGTACTTATTGCGGACAATGCGTAGCTGTTTGTCCGGTAGGGGCATTGACGGAACGCGATCATACTAACCGCCTGTTGCTGGATTTGGAAAATCCGGATAAGATTGTTATCGTACAGACTGCTCCGGCTGTTCGGGCGGCTTTGGGAGAAGAGTTCGGACTGCCTGCCGGGACATTGGTAACGGGAAAGATGGTGTACGCCCTTCGTGAATTGGGCTTTGATTATGTATTTGATACAGACTTTGCCGCCGACCTTACCATCATGGAAGAAGGTGCCGAGATATTGAATCGCCTGACACGTTATATGAATGGGGATAAATCGGTTCGCCTGCCTATCCTGACTTCCTGTTGTCCGGCATGGGTGAATTTCTTTGAACATCATTTCCCCGATATGCTTGATATACCTTCTACGGCACGTTCGCCACAACAGATGTTCGGTAGCATTGCCAAGACATTCTGGGCGGAGAAGATGGGTATTCCGCGTGAGAAGTTGGTGGTGGTATCTATTATGCCTTGTCTGGCAAAGAAGTATGAGTGCGACCGCGATGAGTTTAAGACAGATGGTAGTCCGGACGTGGATTATTCTATTTCTACCCGCGAGCTGGCACGGCTTATCAGACGGGCTAACATAGGTTTCACGTTACTGACGGATAAGGAGTTCGACCAGCCGATGGGAGCTTCGACGGGTGCCGGTGTCATCTTCGGAACCACCGGTGGTGTGATGGAAGCAGCCTTGCGTTCGGTTTATGAGATTTATACCGGGCGGACATTGGAGAATGTGAACTTTGAGCAGGTACGTGGCCTGGCAGGGGTGCGCCGTGCAACGATTGACCTGGATGGCTTTGAACTGAAAGTGGGTATTGCCCATGGTCTGGGTAATGCACGCCATCTGCTGGAAGATATTCGCCACGGGCGGAATGAGTATCATGTGATTGAGATTATGGCATGCCCGGGTGGCTGTATCGGTGGTGGCGGACAACCTCTGCATCATGGCAACTCGGAAGTGCTGTATGCACGTGCCAACGCACTGTATCGGGAAGACGCACAGAAACCTTTGCGCAAGTCGCATGAGAACCCGTACATCAAGACGTTGTACGAGGAATATCTGGGTAAACCGCTGAGTGAGACTGCGGAACGGTTGCTGCATACGCATTATTTCAATAAGGCGATTGATTAA
- a CDS encoding NAD(P)H-dependent oxidoreductase subunit E — MSDIKLACDVAEQVRAICDKHGNQPGELINILHEAQHLHGYLPEEMQRLIAAKLNVPVSRVHGVVTFYTFFTMTPKGKHPISVCMGTACYVRGSEKLLEEFKRVLGIEVGETTPDGKFSLDCLRCVGACGLAPVVMIGEKVYGRLQAVDVKKVLEELE, encoded by the coding sequence ATGTCAGATATCAAATTAGCCTGTGACGTTGCCGAACAAGTGCGCGCTATTTGTGACAAGCATGGCAACCAGCCGGGCGAACTTATCAATATACTTCATGAAGCGCAGCATCTGCACGGCTATCTGCCAGAAGAGATGCAGCGCCTGATTGCTGCGAAGCTGAATGTTCCGGTGTCGCGTGTGCATGGTGTGGTAACATTCTATACATTCTTTACGATGACTCCTAAAGGTAAACATCCTATTTCGGTGTGTATGGGAACGGCGTGCTACGTACGTGGTTCGGAGAAATTGCTTGAGGAGTTCAAGCGCGTGCTGGGTATCGAAGTAGGGGAGACTACACCGGACGGGAAGTTTTCACTCGACTGTCTGCGTTGCGTAGGAGCGTGCGGACTGGCGCCCGTAGTGATGATTGGAGAGAAGGTGTACGGCAGGCTTCAGGCGGTGGATGTGAAGAAGGTGCTGGAGGAACTGGAATAG
- the hydF gene encoding [FeFe] hydrogenase H-cluster maturation GTPase HydF: protein MNQTPYANRLHIALFGRRNSGKSSLVNALTGQDTVIVSPTPGTTTDPVAKAMEIHPLGPCLLIDTPGFDDEGELGEMRVERTLKIIGKTDIALLLCETGDAQEQEWLQRLKERGIPVILILNKADARPDTTELAEQIKAGCGQPPIIVSAKDGTGIEAIHHAILEKLPADFGEQTITGNLVVEGDVVVLVMPQNLQAPKGRLILPQVQTIRELLDKKCLVMSCTTDKLKDTLRALANPPKLIITDSQVFHTVYGQKPAESRLTSFSVLFAGYKGDIHYYVESAFAIDRLTEQSRVLIAEACAHAPLTEDIGRVKIPRLLRKRTGEGLQIDIVSGTDFPEDLSPYHLIIHCGACMFNRKYVLSRIDRARAQQVPMTNYGVAIAHLNGILNKIVY, encoded by the coding sequence ATGAATCAGACTCCTTATGCCAACCGCCTGCACATCGCCCTCTTCGGACGGCGAAACAGTGGAAAATCCAGTCTTGTCAACGCCTTGACAGGGCAAGATACCGTTATAGTCTCCCCTACTCCCGGCACTACTACTGATCCTGTGGCAAAAGCAATGGAAATTCATCCACTCGGTCCGTGCCTTCTTATTGACACTCCGGGCTTCGATGACGAAGGCGAGCTGGGAGAAATGCGCGTAGAACGCACCTTGAAAATAATTGGAAAAACCGACATTGCCCTGTTGCTTTGTGAAACCGGAGACGCACAGGAGCAGGAATGGCTTCAACGATTGAAGGAACGAGGCATCCCTGTCATATTGATTCTGAACAAAGCTGACGCGCGCCCCGATACTACAGAGTTAGCAGAGCAGATAAAAGCCGGTTGCGGGCAACCTCCCATCATCGTCAGTGCCAAAGACGGCACAGGTATCGAAGCTATTCACCACGCCATTCTGGAAAAGTTACCTGCCGATTTCGGAGAACAAACCATCACCGGGAACCTGGTAGTAGAAGGCGATGTAGTGGTGTTAGTCATGCCCCAGAACCTTCAGGCACCTAAAGGACGACTTATCCTTCCGCAAGTACAGACAATCCGCGAACTTCTGGACAAGAAATGTCTGGTTATGAGTTGTACCACAGATAAGTTGAAAGATACACTACGCGCACTTGCCAATCCCCCCAAATTAATTATCACAGATTCGCAAGTATTCCACACCGTATACGGACAAAAACCGGCTGAAAGCCGGCTCACTTCTTTCTCCGTGCTCTTTGCCGGATACAAGGGAGATATACACTATTATGTAGAAAGTGCATTCGCCATCGACCGACTAACGGAACAATCCCGCGTATTGATAGCCGAGGCCTGTGCGCATGCTCCACTGACAGAGGATATCGGCAGAGTAAAAATCCCCCGCCTGTTGCGTAAGCGAACAGGTGAAGGATTGCAGATAGATATTGTCTCCGGAACTGATTTTCCAGAAGATTTATCCCCATACCATTTGATTATCCACTGTGGCGCCTGTATGTTCAATAGGAAATACGTACTTAGCCGCATCGACCGGGCGCGTGCGCAACAAGTTCCCATGACGAACTACGGGGTGGCCATTGCCCACCTCAATGGCATACTGAACAAGATCGTGTACTAA
- the hydG gene encoding [FeFe] hydrogenase H-cluster radical SAM maturase HydG — MYNVSSKQAEEFIDHQEILDTLDYARANKDNRALIENLLRKAASCKGLSHREAALLLECDQPDLTERIFHLARDIKQKLYGNRIVMFAPLYLSNYCVNGCVYCPYHAKNRTIARKKLSQEEIRREVIALQDMGHKRLALEAGEDPLRNPIDYILESIQTIYGIHHKNGAIRRVNVNIAATTVDNYRRLRDAGIGTYILFQETYHKGNYETLHPTGPKSKYSYHTEAMDRAMEGGIDDVGIGVLFGLNTYRYDFIGLLMHAEHLEAAFGVGPHTISVPRICPADDIETKDFPNAISDEMFCRLVAVIRIAVPYTGMIISTRESETVRRKVLELGISQISGGSRTSVGGYAVPETKEENSAQFDISDRRTLDEVVNWLLDLGHIPSFCTACYREGRTGDRFMSLVKRGQIANCCQPNALMTLKEYLEDYASSETREKGIRLIHEEMDRIPNPKIREIALRNLHEIEKGKRDFRF; from the coding sequence ATGTATAATGTAAGTTCAAAACAGGCAGAAGAGTTCATCGATCACCAGGAGATACTGGATACGCTGGACTATGCCCGCGCCAATAAAGACAACCGCGCCCTCATTGAGAATCTGCTCAGAAAGGCAGCCTCATGCAAAGGTTTGTCCCATCGTGAAGCCGCTCTACTGTTAGAATGTGACCAGCCCGACCTGACGGAACGTATCTTCCATCTGGCACGAGATATTAAGCAAAAACTATATGGCAACCGCATCGTAATGTTCGCCCCGTTATACCTTTCCAATTATTGTGTGAACGGATGCGTTTACTGCCCCTATCATGCAAAGAACCGCACTATCGCCCGCAAGAAATTATCACAGGAAGAGATACGCCGGGAAGTAATTGCCTTGCAGGATATGGGACACAAACGTCTGGCACTGGAAGCCGGCGAAGACCCGCTACGCAACCCCATCGATTATATTCTGGAATCTATTCAGACCATCTACGGTATTCATCATAAGAATGGTGCCATCCGGCGGGTAAACGTGAATATTGCCGCCACAACGGTAGATAACTATCGCCGGCTGAGAGATGCAGGCATCGGTACTTACATTCTTTTCCAGGAAACCTATCACAAAGGGAATTATGAGACCTTGCACCCCACAGGCCCTAAAAGCAAGTATTCCTATCACACCGAAGCTATGGACCGTGCCATGGAAGGTGGTATCGACGATGTAGGCATAGGTGTATTATTCGGGTTGAATACCTATCGGTACGATTTCATAGGATTATTGATGCATGCCGAACATCTGGAAGCGGCATTCGGTGTCGGACCGCATACGATCAGTGTACCCCGTATCTGCCCGGCGGATGATATTGAAACAAAAGATTTCCCCAATGCCATTTCTGATGAAATGTTCTGCCGCCTCGTTGCGGTAATCCGCATTGCAGTGCCTTACACCGGAATGATCATTTCCACCCGTGAATCGGAAACTGTACGGCGCAAGGTATTGGAATTAGGTATTTCACAAATCAGTGGCGGCTCACGTACCAGCGTAGGCGGATATGCCGTACCGGAAACGAAAGAAGAGAACTCGGCCCAATTCGATATCAGCGACCGCCGCACACTGGATGAAGTTGTAAACTGGCTGCTCGATCTGGGACATATCCCCAGTTTCTGTACGGCTTGTTATCGTGAAGGGCGGACGGGTGACCGTTTCATGTCTCTCGTCAAGCGGGGACAGATAGCGAATTGCTGTCAGCCCAATGCCTTGATGACTCTGAAAGAATATCTGGAAGATTACGCCTCATCCGAAACCCGGGAAAAAGGTATCCGCCTCATTCATGAAGAGATGGACCGCATCCCGAATCCGAAAATCCGGGAAATAGCCTTGCGGAACCTACATGAGATAGAGAAAGGGAAAAGAGATTTCAGATTTTAG